A genomic window from Halogeometricum borinquense DSM 11551 includes:
- the argC gene encoding N-acetyl-gamma-glutamyl-phosphate reductase — MKRETTESEYTAAVVGGTGFTGGELLRLLYQHPNFDVVQATSRSKERKTVGHVHPNLREMDLRFTSPEDLESVDVLFAATPHGVSMEHIDAFQDAADTVVDLSADFRLNTEAQYDEWYDGHVCPEYLEQAEYALPEINRENLAGADLIASGGCNATATILGLKPLFDADVLSGDEQVVVDVKVGSSEGGAGGGDASSHPERSGIVRPYAPTGHRHEAEIEQFLGVSVSFTVHAVDMVRGASATCHVFPESPVSKGDLWKAYRGTYADEPFVRTVAGGGGVYRYPEPKSVAGTNMAEVGFELDPSNRRVVVFSAIDNMMKGSAGQAVHAANVALGVEETAGLEFTGLHPVGAP; from the coding sequence ATGAAGAGAGAAACGACTGAAAGCGAGTACACCGCCGCCGTCGTCGGCGGAACCGGCTTCACGGGCGGCGAACTGCTCCGCCTGCTCTACCAGCACCCCAATTTCGATGTCGTACAGGCGACCAGTCGCTCGAAAGAGCGCAAAACCGTCGGCCACGTCCACCCGAACCTGCGCGAGATGGACCTGCGCTTTACCTCGCCGGAAGATCTCGAATCCGTGGACGTGCTGTTTGCGGCGACGCCGCACGGCGTCTCGATGGAACACATCGACGCGTTCCAAGACGCCGCGGATACGGTCGTTGACCTCTCGGCCGACTTCCGACTGAATACGGAAGCACAGTACGACGAGTGGTACGACGGGCACGTCTGCCCCGAATATCTGGAGCAAGCCGAGTACGCACTGCCCGAGATAAACCGCGAGAACCTCGCGGGAGCGGACCTCATCGCCTCCGGCGGGTGCAACGCGACGGCGACTATCCTCGGTCTCAAGCCCCTGTTCGACGCCGACGTTCTCTCCGGCGACGAGCAGGTGGTCGTGGACGTGAAAGTTGGCTCCTCGGAAGGTGGCGCTGGCGGCGGCGACGCCTCCAGTCACCCCGAGCGCTCGGGCATCGTTCGCCCGTACGCGCCCACCGGCCACCGCCACGAGGCCGAAATCGAGCAGTTCCTCGGCGTCTCCGTCTCCTTCACCGTCCATGCCGTGGACATGGTCCGCGGCGCGAGTGCGACCTGCCACGTCTTCCCCGAATCGCCCGTCTCGAAGGGCGACCTGTGGAAGGCCTACCGGGGAACCTACGCCGACGAACCGTTCGTCCGCACTGTCGCGGGCGGCGGCGGCGTCTACCGCTATCCCGAACCGAAGTCCGTGGCCGGAACGAACATGGCCGAAGTCGGCTTCGAACTCGACCCCTCGAACCGGCGCGTCGTCGTCTTCTCGGCCATCGACAACATGATGAAAGGCTCCGCCGGGCAGGCGGTCCACGCCGCGAACGTCGCCCTCGGGGTAGAGGAGACAGCAGGGCTGGAGTTCACCGGTCTGCACCCGGTCGGAGCGCCCTGA
- the argH gene encoding argininosuccinate lyase, translating to MNEEGGDEGVVRRDRFSGGPARGFMSSLAADERIFAADVAVDRAHVVMLEEQEIVESDVAAEILAALDDVESEGHAALPEGEDVHEAIETAVVEQVGPDGGKMHTARSRNDEVATCIRYRLREDLLDAIEATLALREALVDAAEAEVETVMPGYTHLQPAQPTTVAHYLLSYEAAFARDTARLLDAYDRTNQSPLGAAAFAGTPFDIDRERTAELLGFDGVLRNSMDASSARDFLLESVSALATHATTLSGLAEDLVIFSNKGFVELSDDYASTSSIMPQKVNPDTLELVRATAGDAASGLSGLLTTLKGLPRAYNRDLQRATPHAWDAVDSVSEATAVVAGAVSSASWPEETLESAAGDGFSTATGVADALAMAGLPFRTAHEVVAAAAERAEGTPDLATLDASAEEVLDASLFEYVSRADVQQTLDPTHSVESRDSTGGPAPAAVTAQLDEATVELNDHRTELNTRTDALESATEKLAAEVAVITRD from the coding sequence TGATCGCGCGCACGTGGTGATGCTTGAAGAGCAGGAAATCGTCGAGTCCGACGTAGCCGCGGAGATTCTGGCCGCCCTCGACGACGTCGAGAGCGAGGGCCACGCCGCACTCCCCGAGGGTGAGGACGTTCACGAGGCTATCGAAACGGCCGTCGTCGAACAGGTCGGTCCCGACGGCGGGAAGATGCACACTGCACGCAGTCGCAACGACGAAGTGGCGACGTGTATCCGCTACCGCCTGCGCGAAGACCTCCTCGACGCTATCGAGGCGACACTCGCACTCCGCGAGGCTCTCGTTGATGCCGCCGAAGCGGAGGTAGAGACAGTGATGCCGGGCTACACGCACCTGCAACCCGCCCAACCCACCACCGTCGCACACTATCTGCTCTCGTACGAAGCGGCGTTCGCCCGCGACACCGCCCGTCTCCTCGACGCCTACGACCGGACGAACCAGTCGCCCCTCGGGGCGGCCGCGTTCGCCGGGACGCCGTTCGACATCGACAGAGAGCGGACGGCAGAACTGCTCGGTTTCGACGGCGTCCTCCGCAACTCGATGGATGCCTCGTCGGCGCGCGACTTCCTTCTCGAATCGGTGTCGGCGCTTGCGACGCACGCGACGACACTTTCGGGATTAGCGGAGGATTTGGTCATCTTCTCGAACAAGGGGTTCGTGGAGCTATCGGACGACTACGCCTCTACCTCCTCGATCATGCCGCAGAAGGTGAATCCGGACACGCTCGAACTCGTCCGTGCAACCGCGGGCGACGCGGCGTCCGGACTCTCCGGACTGCTGACGACGTTGAAGGGACTTCCGCGCGCGTACAACCGCGACCTCCAGCGTGCGACGCCGCACGCATGGGATGCAGTCGATTCGGTGTCCGAGGCGACAGCCGTCGTCGCCGGTGCGGTGTCGTCGGCGTCGTGGCCGGAGGAGACACTTGAGTCGGCCGCAGGCGACGGCTTCTCGACGGCGACGGGCGTCGCCGACGCACTGGCGATGGCCGGACTGCCGTTCCGCACGGCGCACGAAGTCGTCGCGGCCGCCGCCGAACGCGCCGAGGGGACGCCCGACCTCGCAACACTTGACGCATCCGCGGAAGAGGTATTAGATGCGTCCCTCTTCGAGTATGTGAGCCGTGCGGACGTACAGCAGACGCTCGACCCAACCCACAGCGTCGAGAGCCGTGACTCCACAGGTGGTCCCGCACCCGCCGCAGTCACAGCGCAACTCGACGAAGCGACGGTCGAACTCAACGACCACCGCACGGAACTGAACACACGCACTGACGCGCTCGAATCGGCGACCGAGAAACTAGCGGCGGAAGTAGCGGTGATTACTCGTGACTGA
- the lysX gene encoding lysine biosynthesis protein LysX, producing the protein MKVGLLYSRIRRDEKLLLTELRERGHEVAKIDVRKEQFNISEPPAAFEDVDIVLDRCLATSRSLYTTRFLDAYDIPVVNSADTADVCADKVKNSLALEQAGVPTPNTEVAFTTDSAMKSIKKFGYPCVVKPVVGSWGRLMAKIDSPAAAEAILEHKATLGHYQHKVFYVQEFVKKPGRDIRVLAVDGEPIAAMTRSSDHWLTNAAKGADAEAFELDDRAKELVQKASDAVGGGLLGVDLMETGDDYTVHEVNHTVEFKALNNAVEKDVPAAVVDWLETKANGDAKVAEATA; encoded by the coding sequence ATGAAGGTTGGACTGCTCTACTCCCGGATCCGCAGAGACGAGAAGCTCCTCCTCACGGAGCTACGCGAGCGCGGCCACGAGGTGGCGAAGATAGACGTCCGGAAAGAGCAGTTCAACATCTCGGAACCGCCAGCGGCGTTCGAAGACGTGGACATCGTCCTCGACCGCTGTCTCGCAACGAGCCGTAGTCTGTATACGACGCGCTTCCTCGACGCCTACGACATCCCTGTCGTCAACTCCGCCGACACGGCTGACGTGTGCGCGGACAAGGTGAAAAACAGCCTCGCCTTAGAGCAGGCGGGCGTTCCCACGCCCAACACCGAAGTCGCGTTCACCACCGACAGCGCGATGAAATCCATCAAAAAGTTCGGCTACCCCTGCGTCGTCAAACCCGTCGTCGGGTCGTGGGGTCGGCTGATGGCGAAGATAGACTCGCCTGCGGCCGCCGAAGCCATTCTCGAACACAAGGCGACGCTCGGCCACTACCAGCACAAAGTGTTCTACGTGCAGGAGTTCGTGAAGAAACCCGGCCGTGACATCCGCGTCCTCGCGGTGGACGGCGAACCCATCGCGGCGATGACTCGCTCTTCGGACCACTGGCTGACGAACGCCGCGAAAGGCGCGGACGCGGAAGCGTTCGAACTCGATGACCGCGCGAAAGAACTCGTACAGAAGGCGTCCGACGCCGTCGGCGGCGGACTGCTCGGCGTGGACCTCATGGAGACGGGAGACGATTATACCGTCCACGAGGTCAACCACACCGTCGAGTTCAAAGCGCTGAACAACGCCGTCGAGAAGGACGTTCCCGCGGCAGTGGTCGATTGGCTCGAAACGAAAGCGAACGGCGACGCGAAAGTTGCAGAGGCGACGGCATGA
- the argF gene encoding ornithine carbamoyltransferase, with protein sequence MLETTHFLDIDDLTTTELHHVLDRAAAIKAGKEDPRLEDQTLGMLFEKPSTRTRISFETGMTQLGGHAIFLGPEDIQLGHGEPLSDTSRVLSRYVDVVMARLFDHEDLVEIADYADVPVVNGLTDDAHPCQTLADLLTIREAFGGFEDVQAAWVGDGNNVGQSFVLGCAMAGLDLTVATPEEYGIDEEVLAHAAEYGGEPTIAETPAQAVADADVVYTDVWISMGQEDERDEKIAAFEGYQVNEGLLAETDAEVMHCLPAHRGEEISHDVLESDRALVWDQAENRLHAQKGLLVELLNK encoded by the coding sequence ATGCTTGAAACGACACACTTTCTCGACATCGACGACTTGACGACGACCGAACTGCACCACGTGTTAGACCGCGCCGCCGCCATCAAGGCCGGCAAGGAGGACCCGCGACTCGAAGACCAGACGCTCGGCATGCTGTTCGAGAAGCCGAGTACGCGCACGCGGATTTCCTTCGAGACGGGGATGACGCAGTTAGGCGGTCACGCCATCTTCCTCGGGCCCGAAGACATCCAGCTCGGCCACGGCGAACCCCTCTCGGACACCTCGCGCGTTCTCTCGCGTTACGTGGACGTAGTGATGGCTCGTCTGTTCGACCACGAGGACTTGGTGGAGATAGCCGACTACGCCGACGTGCCCGTCGTCAACGGCCTGACCGACGATGCGCATCCGTGCCAGACGCTCGCGGACCTGCTCACGATACGGGAGGCGTTCGGCGGATTCGAGGACGTGCAGGCGGCGTGGGTCGGCGACGGCAACAACGTCGGCCAGTCGTTCGTCCTCGGATGTGCGATGGCGGGACTGGACCTCACCGTCGCCACGCCTGAGGAGTACGGGATCGACGAGGAAGTGCTGGCCCACGCCGCCGAGTACGGTGGCGAACCGACTATCGCAGAGACGCCCGCACAGGCAGTCGCCGACGCCGACGTGGTGTACACCGACGTGTGGATTTCGATGGGACAAGAGGACGAACGCGACGAGAAAATCGCCGCCTTCGAGGGCTATCAAGTGAACGAGGGCCTGCTGGCGGAGACGGACGCGGAGGTGATGCACTGTCTGCCCGCCCACCGCGGTGAGGAGATCAGTCACGACGTGCTCGAATCGGACCGCGCGCTGGTCTGGGATCAAGCCGAGAACCGCCTGCACGCACAGAAGGGGCTGCTGGTCGAACTGTTGAATAAGTAG
- a CDS encoding acetylglutamate/acetylaminoadipate kinase — MTHYTRDELAALHDELADNEPTLCADGGTVPADDPPVVVKVGGARAVDPAGAVQDVAHLVANGRDVVVVHGGSTAVDDTLEELGEEPTYVETPSGVVGRFTDERTMEVFSMVMPGKLNTDLVTTLREAGVDALGLSGVDGGLLTGPRKSAVRVVEDGKKKIKRGDHSGRITNVNADLLETLMADTYVPVVTVPMLADDGVAVNADADRAAAAVAGALGAELVVLTDVSGVYEDPDDDSTLIESVTTADEFEALESAAEGFMTKKVMAAKEALTGGAMKVIVADANVNDPIIEALHGGGTHVDAAAVGGADNKTDDSDADAEEVDA, encoded by the coding sequence ATGACACACTACACCCGTGACGAACTTGCCGCGTTACACGACGAACTGGCCGACAACGAACCCACGCTCTGCGCCGACGGCGGCACTGTCCCGGCGGACGACCCGCCGGTCGTCGTCAAAGTCGGCGGCGCACGAGCAGTGGACCCGGCCGGTGCCGTCCAAGACGTTGCACACCTCGTCGCTAACGGCCGCGACGTGGTCGTTGTCCACGGCGGTTCGACCGCGGTAGACGACACGCTGGAAGAACTCGGGGAGGAACCCACCTACGTCGAGACGCCGTCGGGCGTTGTCGGGCGCTTCACCGACGAGCGCACCATGGAAGTGTTCTCGATGGTGATGCCCGGCAAACTCAACACCGACTTGGTGACGACGCTCCGCGAAGCGGGTGTTGACGCCCTCGGTCTCTCGGGCGTTGACGGTGGTCTACTCACCGGACCCCGTAAATCCGCGGTGCGCGTCGTCGAAGACGGGAAAAAGAAGATCAAACGCGGCGATCACTCCGGGAGGATCACCAACGTGAACGCCGATCTGCTGGAGACGCTCATGGCAGACACCTACGTCCCCGTGGTCACCGTGCCGATGCTGGCCGACGACGGTGTCGCGGTCAACGCCGACGCGGATCGTGCGGCGGCAGCCGTCGCGGGCGCACTCGGTGCGGAACTCGTCGTCCTCACGGACGTATCGGGCGTCTACGAGGACCCCGACGACGACTCGACACTCATCGAATCGGTGACGACGGCCGACGAGTTCGAGGCGCTCGAATCCGCCGCTGAGGGGTTCATGACGAAGAAGGTCATGGCCGCAAAGGAGGCGCTGACCGGTGGCGCGATGAAGGTTATTGTCGCTGACGCCAACGTGAACGACCCCATTATAGAGGCACTCCACGGCGGCGGGACGCACGTGGACGCCGCCGCAGTCGGCGGGGCCGACAACAAGACTGACGACAGTGACGCCGACGCCGAGGAGGTGGACGCATGA
- the lysW gene encoding lysine biosynthesis protein LysW → MADTITAEDPLTGEEIELPGDVEVGEIVDSPATGAELEVVSVDPVTLEEAPELEEDWGE, encoded by the coding sequence ATGGCAGACACCATTACCGCAGAAGACCCGCTCACTGGCGAAGAAATAGAGCTCCCCGGAGACGTCGAAGTCGGGGAAATCGTGGATAGTCCCGCCACGGGCGCGGAACTCGAAGTTGTCTCCGTCGATCCCGTGACACTCGAAGAAGCGCCCGAACTCGAAGAGGACTGGGGCGAGTAA
- a CDS encoding [LysW]-lysine hydrolase, translating into MSAELDDEAFDVQTDLTDGLDEAQALLADLVSIPSVSGDESAAAERLKSFFETHDREVWIDEVGNVRAPADDSVLLTSHIDTVPGEVPVKIEDGVLWGRGSVDATGPLAAMAVAAVETGVSFVGVVEEETSSTGAWHLLEDREEPDAVINGEPSGWDGITLGYRGFLSGTYVATSELGHSSRPENNAIQSAVDWWSRVADFFEAEDEDGVFDTVTTKPVNFEGGPTEDGLAVEATVDVQFRVPPHLTIEDIQEVAEGELVEGSVHWEKPIPPVMTSPRTEVARAFRVAIRNADGDPRLLRKTGTSDMNIFASEWNCPMATYGPGDSDLDHAPNEHLDLAEYDAAIEVLTNVCETLTE; encoded by the coding sequence ATGAGCGCCGAACTCGATGACGAAGCGTTCGACGTGCAGACGGACCTCACCGACGGACTCGACGAGGCGCAGGCCCTGCTTGCTGATCTGGTCTCGATACCATCCGTGTCCGGTGACGAATCTGCCGCCGCGGAGCGTCTGAAATCGTTCTTCGAGACGCACGACCGCGAGGTGTGGATCGACGAGGTGGGAAACGTCCGCGCGCCCGCCGACGACTCGGTGCTTTTGACCTCGCACATCGACACCGTTCCCGGTGAAGTTCCCGTCAAAATAGAAGACGGCGTGCTGTGGGGCCGCGGCAGCGTTGACGCCACCGGACCCCTCGCAGCGATGGCTGTCGCCGCCGTCGAGACCGGCGTCTCCTTCGTCGGCGTCGTCGAGGAGGAGACGAGTTCGACGGGCGCGTGGCACTTGCTCGAAGACCGCGAGGAACCCGATGCAGTAATCAACGGCGAACCGTCCGGCTGGGACGGGATCACGCTCGGCTATCGCGGGTTCCTCTCGGGGACGTACGTGGCCACGAGCGAACTCGGCCATTCATCGCGCCCGGAGAACAACGCCATCCAGTCGGCCGTCGATTGGTGGTCGCGCGTCGCCGACTTCTTCGAGGCGGAAGACGAAGATGGCGTCTTTGATACGGTGACGACGAAACCAGTGAACTTCGAGGGCGGGCCGACCGAGGACGGACTGGCGGTCGAAGCGACCGTAGACGTGCAGTTCCGCGTGCCGCCCCACCTCACCATCGAAGATATCCAAGAAGTCGCCGAGGGAGAACTCGTCGAGGGAAGCGTTCACTGGGAAAAGCCCATCCCGCCCGTTATGACAAGCCCGCGGACGGAAGTCGCGCGGGCGTTCCGCGTCGCCATCAGAAACGCCGACGGCGACCCGCGACTCCTGCGGAAGACCGGCACCAGCGACATGAACATCTTCGCCAGCGAGTGGAACTGCCCGATGGCGACGTACGGTCCGGGTGACTCGGACCTCGACCACGCGCCGAACGAACATCTCGATTTGGCCGAGTACGACGCCGCCATCGAGGTGCTGACCAACGTCTGCGAAACGCTCACGGAGTGA
- a CDS encoding aspartate aminotransferase family protein, which yields MSGFVFNEKPINIESGEGAYLYGSDGTEYLDFGASYAVAALGHAHPAVTDAVQKQAEKLTYVQASYPVDVRTELYEKLAAVAPDGLENVWLCNSGTEANEAAMKFARSATDRSKIIATKRGFHGRTMGALAMTWKDKYKKPFEPLAGDVEFVTYGDEAELAEAIDEETAAVFLEPVQGEGGIHPAGTEYLQTARKLTEEAGAALAFDEIQTGIGRTGTLWACEGAGVTPDILTSAKGIANGLPLGATLVADWIAENPGNHGSTFSGGPVVCAAANATLDTIVEEDYPSHAAAVGEYLKAELEAAAEEHDLPVRDVRGQGLMLGVQVKRGANRVLKNLAISEQVLALPAGRTVVRLLPPLVVTEGHADEFVESFVEVTK from the coding sequence ATGAGCGGATTCGTCTTCAACGAGAAGCCGATCAATATCGAATCCGGCGAAGGTGCGTACCTGTACGGCTCTGACGGCACAGAATATCTCGACTTCGGCGCGTCGTACGCCGTCGCTGCACTCGGCCACGCCCATCCCGCCGTCACCGACGCCGTGCAGAAGCAAGCGGAGAAACTGACGTACGTGCAGGCGTCGTACCCTGTAGACGTTCGCACCGAACTGTACGAGAAACTGGCCGCCGTCGCGCCCGACGGACTGGAGAACGTCTGGCTCTGCAACTCGGGGACGGAAGCGAACGAGGCGGCGATGAAGTTCGCTCGTTCAGCGACGGATCGTTCGAAGATCATCGCCACCAAACGCGGCTTCCACGGCCGGACGATGGGTGCGCTGGCGATGACGTGGAAAGACAAGTACAAGAAGCCGTTCGAACCCCTCGCTGGCGATGTCGAGTTCGTCACCTACGGCGACGAGGCGGAGTTGGCCGAAGCGATAGACGAGGAGACGGCCGCCGTCTTCCTCGAACCCGTGCAGGGCGAGGGGGGGATCCATCCCGCCGGGACAGAGTATCTACAGACGGCCCGTAAGCTGACAGAAGAAGCGGGCGCGGCGCTCGCGTTTGACGAGATTCAGACCGGAATCGGCCGGACGGGGACGCTGTGGGCTTGCGAAGGTGCGGGTGTCACCCCTGACATCCTCACCTCGGCGAAAGGCATCGCAAACGGTCTCCCGCTCGGGGCGACGCTGGTCGCAGACTGGATCGCCGAGAACCCCGGAAACCACGGTTCGACGTTCAGCGGCGGTCCCGTCGTCTGCGCGGCGGCGAACGCAACCCTCGATACCATTGTCGAAGAGGACTACCCGAGTCACGCCGCGGCCGTCGGCGAGTATCTGAAGGCCGAACTGGAGGCGGCCGCCGAGGAACACGACCTGCCCGTGCGCGACGTGCGCGGACAGGGACTCATGCTCGGCGTACAGGTGAAACGCGGTGCGAATCGCGTGCTGAAGAACCTCGCTATCAGCGAGCAGGTGTTGGCGCTTCCGGCCGGACGGACCGTCGTCCGTCTGTTACCGCCGCTCGTCGTCACCGAAGGCCACGCCGACGAGTTCGTCGAGTCGTTCGTGGAGGTGACGAAATGA